The Acidimicrobiia bacterium genome segment TGTGGAAGTCGTTCCGCAACCTCGGTGAGCGCGTGCAGATCATCCTCACCACCGAGCTCAACGCCTACGACGTGCTCGTGAACGACTCGATCGTCTTCTCGCGCTCGACCCTCGAATCGCTCGTCGCCCGCTTCGGCTCCATCAGTGCGCCGGGTGC includes the following:
- a CDS encoding 50S ribosomal protein L4, which produces WKSFRNLGERVQIILTTELNAYDVLVNDSIVFSRSTLESLVARFGSISAPGAVEPEAPSASASDDAADEEGAE